The nucleotide sequence CAGCGCTCCGGCGTATGACCCGGACAGTCCGGTCCAGGTGTTGGGGGCGGGCTCGTTGAGTGACCAGGCCAGGGCGCAATTGACGGAAGAGGAGCGGCGGCAAATCAGTTTGTAGCAGTCAAGAGCAACGCTTGTTGTACCGAGTTTGGGGCGATCAATGATCGCCCCTTTTTTTTGCTTTCTGCCTGACAGCTGAATGAGTGTTCTGCCGCAAAAAAAACCGGCCTTTGTGGCGAGGGGGCTTGTCCCCCGTTGGGCTGCGCAGCAGCCCCAATAAAGAGGCATGCGGTGTATCAGGCGCTCCTCGGTGACTGATTTGAGGGCTGCTGCGCAACCCAACGGGGGACAAGCCCCCTCGCCACAGCGGCTTCTGTGAATGAAGCTTTTGTGACAAAAGTTCGGTAGTCCTCACCCCCTTCCGTCTTGCCTATGTAACGCGCTCAAGGACGCCGCAAGGCGATTTTCAGCCGATAGCAAGAGCCAGGAGTCAGGGCGGATGGGGACTATGGAACGTTACTCGAAAGTGGGCATGCAGGAACTCGACCAGCGCCTGTCAAAGATTGTCGAAGCCGCTCGCAAAAAGCCGGTGTCGGTCTATCGCTATGGCGCACCCTGGGTCTGGATTGTCTCCCAGGACGACTGGCAAGGCGCTTTGAAGGAAGTGTCGAGCTACATTCCGGCCGGTCATTCGCTGATGCTGTTGCGCCCGCAAATCGATGACGTGCTCGACCAGCATCGCGACCTGCTCCAGGCCTTCGCTGCCGAGCCAGGCATGTCAATTGCCCCGCGTACCGTGCTGCAAGTCCTCTTGCTGCAATTGCTCTACTCGGTTCCCAGCGAACAGCAGTTACATGAGCAACTCAATTACAACCTGCTGTTCCGCTGGTTCGTCGGCCTGGACCTGAA is from Pseudomonas mucidolens and encodes:
- a CDS encoding transposase — protein: MERYSKVGMQELDQRLSKIVEAARKKPVSVYRYGAPWVWIVSQDDWQGALKEVSSYIPAGHSLMLLRPQIDDVLDQHRDLLQAFAAEPGMSIAPRTVLQVLLLQLLYSVPSEQQLHEQLNYNLLFRWFVGLDLNQRVWGIHVLQRDIATLLNNPRAVQLIQKIIGEVFCGALLHTPEFSLNFALLHTWLARHANTSTSSN